A genomic window from Paenibacillus sp. FSL K6-0276 includes:
- a CDS encoding LysR family transcriptional regulator has protein sequence MELRQLQYVLQIAAEKNFSRAADKLHIAQPSLSQQLSKLEKELGVMLFQRNTSSVELTYAGSKFVEQAQIIIDGVELLRQEMSDISELRTGRVVVGSMPITGAHLLPHVLPVFKQNYPEVEITLLEDSSMNLEKLTASGQTDLSLLSLPLEIPALAYEELGEERIDLAVPPEHPLAKRSLDGTRTSLEELKNEPFIVLKEGQGFRKMTVELCREAGFEPQIVFESNNMETVQSLVATGMGVTLVPHFIARAPRSEFVPVYLPLADPAPSRTLVVAYRRGRYLSKAAKAFVETFKSTVAELTEE, from the coding sequence ATGGAACTGAGACAACTGCAATATGTGCTGCAAATCGCGGCTGAAAAAAACTTCTCTCGTGCAGCGGACAAGCTGCACATTGCCCAGCCATCACTCAGCCAGCAGCTTTCCAAACTGGAAAAAGAGCTCGGTGTAATGCTGTTTCAGCGTAATACCAGCTCCGTTGAGCTGACTTATGCCGGATCAAAATTCGTGGAGCAAGCCCAAATCATTATTGATGGCGTAGAACTATTGCGGCAAGAAATGTCTGACATTTCTGAACTGCGTACCGGGCGTGTCGTTGTAGGCAGTATGCCGATCACAGGTGCACATCTACTACCGCATGTGCTTCCGGTTTTTAAACAGAACTATCCTGAAGTAGAAATCACACTGCTCGAAGATTCCTCCATGAACCTGGAGAAGCTCACTGCGAGCGGACAGACCGATTTAAGCCTACTCTCATTACCACTCGAGATTCCGGCTCTAGCTTATGAAGAGCTTGGCGAGGAAAGGATTGATCTTGCAGTCCCTCCTGAACATCCGCTCGCTAAACGAAGCTTAGATGGAACAAGAACCTCTTTGGAAGAACTAAAGAACGAGCCATTTATCGTACTTAAGGAAGGTCAAGGCTTCCGTAAAATGACTGTTGAATTGTGCAGGGAAGCTGGATTTGAGCCACAAATCGTCTTTGAGAGCAATAACATGGAGACGGTCCAGTCACTGGTGGCCACTGGCATGGGGGTAACTCTTGTGCCTCATTTCATTGCTCGGGCACCGCGGAGTGAATTCGTCCCAGTCTACTTACCGCTCGCTGACCCTGCTCCTAGCCGAACACTAGTCGTAGCTTATCGACGTGGACGTTATTTATCCAAGGCCGCAAAGGCTTTTGTAGAAACATTCAAATCAACGGTAGCTGAATTAACCGAAGAATAG
- a CDS encoding RNA polymerase sigma factor → MGHVYCCGKEGRVIEEEVLIQRICQGNEDAFRQFVNTYSQQIYKITYSVLRDVKMAEDAAQEAFLQMYKSLPDYRYQGLKSWITRIALNKAIDAKRKRDRLRELPVDYELVLSQTASNEEDVLSGVVRRDRMDRLLGEINSLPETHREIMVAYYLEHKKYNQIAAEQGISLKTVESRLYRARQWIRNHWKEDEWL, encoded by the coding sequence ATCGGGCACGTCTATTGCTGTGGGAAGGAGGGGAGAGTCATTGAAGAAGAGGTATTAATCCAGCGGATTTGCCAAGGTAACGAAGATGCGTTCCGTCAATTTGTAAATACATACAGTCAGCAAATTTACAAAATTACTTATTCTGTATTACGCGATGTCAAAATGGCTGAAGATGCTGCTCAGGAAGCTTTTTTACAAATGTACAAATCTCTCCCTGACTACCGTTATCAAGGCTTAAAGTCATGGATTACACGGATTGCCTTAAATAAGGCAATTGATGCTAAACGTAAACGTGATCGACTTAGGGAACTACCTGTTGACTATGAGCTTGTACTGAGCCAGACCGCTTCCAACGAGGAGGATGTGTTGTCAGGTGTTGTACGCCGTGATCGGATGGATCGGCTGCTCGGTGAAATCAATAGCCTGCCTGAAACACATCGTGAAATTATGGTGGCTTATTATCTGGAACATAAAAAATATAATCAGATTGCTGCAGAGCAGGGGATTTCCCTGAAGACGGTAGAGTCCAGATTATATAGGGCGAGACAATGGATTCGAAATCATTGGAAGGAGGACGAATGGCTATGA
- the proC gene encoding pyrroline-5-carboxylate reductase has product MCQQPSIPLMNHNIVFYGAGSMAEAIVRGMISRSIVKSDNVIMLNRSSNERLAELRSRYGVIGTNDPEQKTDYLRTSPVIVLAMKPKDAAEALRGLGPLLSPDQIIVSVIAGLSIRTMQGLLGKEQPIVRTMPNTSSSIGLGATGIAFSKEVDEKGRRLTLNIFEAVGLTTVINEERMETLTGISGSGPAYIYYMMEAMIAAGIRGGLPLDQSTQLTVQTVLGAARMVQQTGEDPAALRKKVTSPNGSTQAAIEVLEQGEFFETVIAAVNRCAERSREMGSALEKELNS; this is encoded by the coding sequence ATGTGTCAGCAACCTTCCATTCCACTTATGAATCATAATATTGTTTTTTATGGCGCAGGCTCCATGGCAGAAGCCATCGTTCGCGGGATGATTAGCCGCAGTATCGTGAAATCGGATAATGTTATTATGCTTAATCGTAGCAGTAATGAACGTCTGGCAGAACTAAGAAGTCGATACGGCGTAATTGGCACAAATGATCCTGAGCAAAAAACAGATTACCTACGTACCTCACCAGTAATCGTGTTAGCTATGAAACCAAAAGACGCTGCAGAAGCGTTACGAGGACTTGGCCCACTTCTTTCTCCAGATCAGATCATAGTTTCTGTAATCGCTGGGCTGTCTATTCGAACGATGCAAGGTCTGCTTGGCAAAGAGCAACCCATCGTACGTACAATGCCGAATACTTCTAGTTCCATTGGTCTTGGTGCCACCGGCATAGCCTTCTCCAAAGAAGTCGATGAGAAAGGCCGACGCCTTACACTTAACATCTTTGAAGCTGTCGGACTTACAACAGTCATTAATGAAGAACGAATGGAAACCTTGACGGGTATTTCCGGCAGTGGGCCTGCCTACATTTATTACATGATGGAAGCGATGATCGCCGCAGGTATCCGGGGTGGACTTCCGCTTGATCAAAGCACACAGCTTACCGTTCAAACGGTTCTAGGCGCGGCCCGAATGGTACAACAGACGGGTGAGGATCCAGCTGCACTTCGCAAGAAGGTCACTTCCCCAAATGGCTCTACACAAGCTGCTATAGAAGTCCTTGAGCAAGGAGAATTCTTTGAAACTGTGATTGCGGCAGTCAATCGATGTGCCGAGCGTTCCCGTGAAATGGGTTCTGCTCTTGAGAAAGAGTTGAATTCATAA
- the leuD gene encoding 3-isopropylmalate dehydratase small subunit, with protein sequence MDAFKKFTGIVAPVDRVNVDTDAIIPKQFLKRIERTGFGQFLFYEWRFDEAGNDNAAFEMNKPRYKGASVLISRANFGCGSSREHAPWAIMDYGFRVVIAPSYADIFYNNCFKNGILPIKLSEEQVDELFNRTAEHDGYQLTVDLESNTLHDEFGLSISFDLDEHRRQFLLQGLDDIGLTLQHADEIAAYEERHAAKLFS encoded by the coding sequence ATGGATGCTTTTAAAAAATTTACAGGAATTGTTGCACCAGTAGACCGGGTGAATGTAGATACGGATGCGATTATCCCAAAGCAGTTTTTGAAACGGATTGAACGGACAGGGTTTGGACAATTTTTGTTCTACGAATGGCGTTTTGATGAAGCTGGTAACGATAACGCTGCCTTTGAAATGAATAAACCACGCTATAAAGGTGCTTCTGTCTTGATCTCACGTGCTAACTTTGGCTGTGGTTCCTCACGGGAGCATGCACCTTGGGCGATTATGGATTATGGGTTCAGAGTTGTCATTGCACCTTCTTATGCGGATATCTTCTACAACAACTGCTTTAAGAACGGCATTCTGCCGATCAAGCTTTCGGAAGAACAAGTGGATGAGCTGTTTAATCGGACAGCCGAGCATGATGGTTACCAGTTGACAGTGGATCTTGAGAGCAATACACTCCATGATGAATTTGGACTGAGCATCAGCTTTGATTTAGATGAGCACCGCCGTCAGTTTTTGCTGCAAGGTCTGGATGATATCGGATTAACCCTTCAGCATGCGGATGAAATTGCTGCTTATGAAGAGCGTCATGCGGCCAAGTTATTCTCTTAA
- a CDS encoding glutamate-5-semialdehyde dehydrogenase → MSEVVNKAKLAKETTGVLASLTTGQKNEALLVMADALRREAPAIIAANGEDLERGRLSGTPESMLDRLALDVNRINSIAEGLQQIAVLPDPIGDTLETIERPNGLNIQKLRVPLGVIGIIYEARPNVTVDAAGLCLKTGNAVVLRGGSSALSSNRKIVEVLHKALAETSMPKNALQLIEDPNRSSVDEMLKLNGLLDVIIPRGGSSLIQNVVLNATVPVIETGAGICHTYLDASALPEMALNISLNAKAQRPSVCNAMETLLVHRDYANEYLLSLAEAFRDVHVELRGCQETKSLVPWALPATLEDYATEYNDYILNIKIVSDLEEAMQHIAQYSTKHSECIVTENLDNATRFLQEVDAAAVYHNASTRFTDGFEFGFGAEIGISTQKLHARGPMGLPALTSTKYKIYGTGQIRG, encoded by the coding sequence ATGAGTGAAGTTGTCAATAAAGCAAAATTAGCCAAGGAGACCACAGGAGTATTAGCTAGTCTAACAACTGGCCAAAAAAATGAAGCACTCCTAGTTATGGCCGATGCGCTTCGTCGCGAAGCCCCAGCGATTATCGCTGCCAACGGGGAAGATCTGGAACGCGGACGCCTAAGTGGCACTCCTGAGTCCATGCTCGATCGACTAGCGTTAGATGTAAACCGAATCAACAGTATCGCTGAAGGGCTTCAACAAATTGCTGTATTACCTGATCCGATTGGTGACACGCTAGAAACCATTGAACGTCCAAATGGTCTCAACATCCAGAAACTCCGTGTTCCACTCGGGGTCATCGGTATCATCTACGAAGCACGTCCAAACGTAACTGTAGATGCCGCTGGCCTGTGTCTTAAAACTGGCAACGCTGTTGTACTGCGCGGTGGCTCCTCCGCTCTGTCCTCCAACCGTAAAATTGTCGAAGTTCTGCACAAGGCTCTAGCAGAGACTTCAATGCCGAAAAATGCGCTACAGCTGATCGAAGATCCCAATCGTTCATCTGTTGATGAAATGCTTAAGCTCAACGGACTACTTGATGTAATTATCCCTCGCGGAGGTAGTTCTCTTATTCAAAATGTTGTGCTTAACGCAACCGTGCCCGTAATTGAAACGGGTGCAGGCATCTGCCATACTTATCTCGACGCAAGCGCCTTGCCAGAAATGGCTCTGAACATTAGCTTGAATGCCAAAGCACAGCGACCTTCGGTCTGCAATGCCATGGAGACGCTACTCGTTCATCGGGATTACGCAAACGAGTATCTGCTATCTTTAGCCGAAGCTTTCCGTGATGTTCATGTAGAATTACGTGGCTGCCAAGAAACAAAATCTCTTGTCCCATGGGCATTGCCAGCAACCTTGGAGGACTATGCTACAGAATATAACGATTATATCTTGAATATCAAAATCGTCAGCGATTTAGAAGAAGCTATGCAGCATATCGCCCAGTATAGTACGAAGCATTCGGAATGTATCGTAACAGAAAATCTGGATAACGCCACACGCTTTTTACAGGAAGTTGATGCTGCAGCTGTTTACCACAATGCCTCAACCCGCTTCACAGATGGCTTTGAATTTGGATTCGGTGCAGAGATCGGCATTAGTACACAGAAACTCCATGCTCGTGGACCGATGGGTCTGCCTGCTCTTACTTCAACCAAGTATAAGATTTACGGAACGGGTCAAATTCGGGGTTAG
- a CDS encoding N-acetylmuramoyl-L-alanine amidase family protein: protein MKKFSLMLFLLLLVLVFPENGHAAAGNSKIYLDGKELTAGQNVPVENVNDTIMVPLRLISESLGYNVGWDQMSKTVTIEQEGKVIKLVVNQKTASVDDKTVTLTTAPILRSNTTLVPIRFISEQFGLNVSWDNVKKSVYLITPGSSNDNGSSGGDTENGGSEVVVPPVDPSKNLTMVNGVSFSENRLIIAMEGNSEPKVTAMTGPDRLVVDLPNATFSDLFGTGQILDPDLNGSLEVKDYPDVSGVRYSLYSTNPYTVRFVIDLNHAKNYNVSVTGDESKLVVIDLNAESTEDTTTQPGNNGRKLVVLDAGHGAKDSGAVGVTGKYEKNFNLAIVLKTAELLKQESNIDVVLTRSNDTFLELKERAAMANNLKADIFISVHANSSSSSASSGTETYYQREASKALANVMHKYLVKATGLSDRGVRYGNFHVIRETKMPAVLLEVGYLSNKKDEALLFTDALQNKVATSIVSGIKEYLSIK from the coding sequence ATGAAGAAATTCAGTTTGATGTTGTTTTTGTTGCTCTTAGTATTGGTTTTTCCTGAGAACGGACATGCTGCTGCCGGGAATAGCAAGATTTATCTGGACGGCAAAGAGCTGACCGCAGGGCAAAATGTCCCGGTTGAGAATGTGAATGACACAATCATGGTGCCGTTAAGATTGATCTCCGAAAGCCTTGGATATAATGTGGGTTGGGATCAGATGAGCAAGACGGTAACGATTGAACAGGAAGGAAAGGTCATCAAACTGGTTGTAAATCAAAAGACAGCCTCAGTTGATGACAAGACAGTAACGCTTACCACGGCTCCAATCCTTCGTAGTAATACGACACTTGTCCCGATCCGGTTCATAAGTGAACAGTTTGGTCTAAATGTCTCGTGGGACAACGTGAAAAAGAGTGTATATCTTATTACCCCAGGATCCTCAAATGATAACGGTAGTTCTGGTGGAGATACTGAAAATGGTGGATCTGAAGTTGTTGTCCCGCCAGTAGATCCTTCTAAGAATTTAACGATGGTAAATGGTGTGAGCTTCAGTGAAAATCGTTTGATCATTGCAATGGAGGGTAATTCTGAACCGAAAGTGACGGCGATGACTGGGCCGGATCGGTTAGTTGTTGATTTACCTAATGCCACCTTCTCAGACCTGTTTGGCACAGGACAAATCCTTGATCCTGACCTTAACGGTAGCCTGGAAGTGAAAGATTATCCGGATGTATCAGGAGTACGATACTCCCTTTATAGCACAAACCCTTATACAGTACGATTTGTAATCGATTTGAATCATGCTAAGAATTATAACGTTAGCGTAACAGGAGACGAATCTAAGCTAGTTGTTATCGATCTAAATGCGGAAAGTACTGAAGATACTACAACACAACCAGGTAACAATGGTAGAAAGCTTGTAGTATTAGATGCAGGGCATGGAGCTAAGGATTCCGGTGCAGTGGGTGTTACTGGTAAATACGAGAAGAATTTTAATTTAGCTATCGTACTTAAGACAGCAGAATTGCTGAAACAAGAAAGTAATATTGACGTTGTGCTGACACGCAGTAATGATACTTTCTTAGAGCTTAAGGAAAGAGCGGCTATGGCTAATAATTTAAAAGCGGATATATTCATATCTGTACACGCCAATAGCTCATCATCCTCTGCTTCTAGTGGAACAGAAACGTATTATCAGCGGGAAGCCAGTAAGGCATTGGCGAATGTGATGCATAAATATCTTGTTAAGGCTACAGGACTTAGCGATCGCGGTGTACGATACGGGAATTTCCATGTTATCCGTGAAACGAAAATGCCTGCAGTATTACTTGAAGTAGGGTACCTTAGCAACAAAAAAGATGAGGCATTGCTCTTTACAGATGCGTTGCAAAATAAAGTTGCTACTTCAATAGTGAGTGGGATTAAGGAATACTTGAGTATAAAATAA
- a CDS encoding N-acetylmuramoyl-L-alanine amidase family protein, which translates to MRRAGYRTLLLLLMPLLLLSFTGREAAAAGSSSGRIIMDNQELALPKGIKLENVNGSVMIPVRVVVENLGFEVLWEQQARKVTVHQDGKSIELAVGRKTADADGVTFDLNAAPKQSGGTVLVPIRFVSEQFGLKVGWDNSDKTVYLTGGQASVATPEGSATGSTVTNTPSPTQISTPGMDNGTTAGSVIPSPNPTPTPQTSAVPGGSGVNAAGPLINGAAFTENRLIIAVSGATKPSITKMSNPDRIVVDFPGTAFAPNFVGGLSSITTNGSPQGKLDVTGYPLVSEIRYALFSVSPSTVRFVIQTVGSQPYQLNTDESTGLVTLDLNVTSSEGNTTGGSGITGKPIVVLDAGHGGTQSGAVSLTGKLEKDFNLAVIRKVQTLLMQEALVDVVFTRTEDITLGLQDRVNIAEVAKANLFISVHGNSLELGYPNREKINGSETYYSRSDSLPLAQIMHKHLVAGTGFKDNGIRTKSLHVTRETSMPAVLLEVGYLTNTGNESGMYSEQLQDKLAREIVAGIKEYLGL; encoded by the coding sequence ATGAGAAGAGCTGGGTATCGGACGTTGCTGCTATTATTAATGCCATTATTATTACTATCATTCACTGGACGTGAAGCTGCCGCAGCTGGTAGTAGCTCAGGCAGAATTATTATGGACAATCAAGAGCTTGCTTTACCAAAAGGAATTAAACTTGAGAACGTCAATGGTAGCGTTATGATTCCCGTCAGAGTAGTAGTGGAGAATCTTGGATTTGAGGTGTTATGGGAGCAGCAGGCCCGAAAAGTAACTGTTCACCAAGATGGTAAAAGCATTGAGCTGGCTGTAGGACGGAAAACGGCTGATGCTGATGGGGTAACGTTTGATTTAAATGCAGCACCCAAGCAAAGTGGTGGTACAGTTCTCGTTCCGATTCGCTTCGTAAGTGAGCAGTTCGGTCTAAAGGTTGGCTGGGATAATAGCGATAAAACGGTCTATTTGACGGGTGGACAAGCTTCGGTGGCTACACCTGAGGGAAGCGCTACTGGTTCAACAGTAACGAATACACCTTCTCCAACTCAGATTAGTACACCCGGAATGGATAACGGCACAACCGCTGGAAGTGTTATACCTTCACCTAATCCAACACCTACACCACAAACATCCGCAGTACCAGGAGGTTCAGGCGTGAATGCAGCAGGACCTCTAATAAACGGGGCAGCCTTCACCGAGAATCGATTAATCATCGCTGTTTCTGGGGCTACTAAACCAAGCATCACAAAAATGAGCAATCCGGATCGAATCGTCGTAGATTTTCCCGGTACAGCGTTTGCTCCTAATTTCGTTGGAGGCCTATCTAGTATTACTACAAACGGCAGTCCGCAAGGCAAGTTGGATGTTACTGGTTACCCTCTAGTTTCTGAGATCCGCTATGCATTGTTCAGTGTAAGCCCTTCCACCGTTAGGTTCGTGATTCAAACGGTCGGAAGCCAGCCGTATCAACTAAATACTGATGAAAGCACCGGACTGGTCACGCTTGATTTGAATGTTACAAGTAGTGAAGGGAACACCACAGGTGGTAGTGGAATAACTGGTAAGCCAATTGTGGTTCTGGACGCGGGTCATGGAGGGACACAATCAGGAGCAGTCAGCCTAACGGGCAAGCTGGAAAAGGACTTCAATCTGGCTGTTATCCGCAAAGTACAAACGCTGCTTATGCAGGAGGCATTGGTTGACGTTGTATTTACTAGAACTGAAGATATAACTCTGGGCCTTCAGGATCGAGTGAATATCGCAGAAGTGGCAAAGGCTAATCTATTTATTTCAGTACATGGGAATTCGCTGGAGCTGGGTTATCCTAATAGAGAGAAAATAAATGGCAGTGAAACCTACTATTCGCGGAGCGATAGTCTGCCACTTGCTCAGATTATGCACAAACATCTGGTAGCAGGGACTGGATTCAAAGACAACGGAATAAGAACGAAAAGTCTGCATGTTACACGAGAGACCAGTATGCCGGCAGTACTTCTGGAAGTGGGGTATCTTACAAATACAGGAAATGAATCGGGTATGTATAGTGAGCAGCTTCAAGACAAATTAGCGAGGGAAATTGTAGCTGGTATTAAGGAATACCTAGGACTTTAA
- the leuC gene encoding 3-isopropylmalate dehydratase large subunit, protein MSNKTMFEKIWDNHVIHQEEGKPSIIYIDLHLVHEVTSPQAFEGLRLSNRKVRRPELTFATMDHNVPTKDRFNIKDPISKQQIDTLSKNCADFGVRLFDLNDIDQGVVHVMGPEIGLTHPGKTIVCGDSHTSTHGAFGALAFGIGTSEVEHVMATQCLQQSKAKTMEVRFTGKRNPGVTAKDMILGVIAKYGTDFATGYVIEYTGEAIRELSMEERMTVCNMSIEGGARAGLIAPDETTFNYLRERQYVPQGEAYDAAVETWKGLVSDEGAQYDTVVDFDVETLIPQVTWGTSPGMGTDINSSVPNPADFTTENERKAAEKALEYMDLIPGTPISEIPIDYVFIGSCTNGRIEDLRAAAVVAKGHKVSDKVTAIVVPGSGRVKMQAEKEGLDKVFTDAGFEWREAGCSMCLAMNPDVLQPGQRCASTSNRNFEGRQGRGGRTHLVSPAMAAAAAIKGRFTDVRDWNYKTEAVSS, encoded by the coding sequence ATGAGCAACAAGACAATGTTTGAGAAGATTTGGGATAATCATGTTATTCATCAAGAGGAAGGTAAGCCTAGCATTATTTATATCGATCTGCATTTGGTTCATGAAGTAACTTCTCCACAAGCTTTCGAAGGACTTCGCCTTAGTAACCGCAAAGTTCGCCGTCCTGAACTAACGTTCGCTACGATGGACCACAACGTTCCTACTAAGGATCGGTTTAATATTAAGGATCCAATTTCCAAGCAACAAATTGATACACTTTCTAAGAACTGTGCTGATTTTGGTGTGAGATTGTTCGACTTGAATGATATTGATCAAGGCGTTGTACACGTAATGGGACCTGAAATCGGCTTGACGCACCCTGGCAAAACTATTGTTTGCGGAGACAGCCATACCTCCACACATGGAGCATTCGGCGCCCTGGCCTTTGGTATCGGAACTAGCGAAGTTGAACATGTAATGGCTACCCAATGTTTGCAGCAATCCAAAGCTAAGACTATGGAAGTTCGTTTCACAGGTAAACGCAATCCTGGTGTAACAGCAAAGGATATGATCCTTGGTGTTATTGCTAAGTACGGTACTGATTTTGCAACAGGTTATGTTATTGAGTATACAGGCGAGGCCATTCGTGAGCTGTCGATGGAAGAACGCATGACGGTCTGCAACATGTCGATCGAAGGCGGAGCGAGAGCTGGCTTGATTGCTCCTGATGAAACTACTTTTAACTATCTGCGTGAACGTCAGTACGTACCGCAAGGCGAAGCTTATGACGCTGCTGTTGAAACATGGAAGGGTCTTGTAAGCGACGAGGGAGCTCAGTATGATACGGTTGTTGACTTCGATGTGGAAACTTTGATTCCTCAAGTAACCTGGGGAACTAGCCCCGGTATGGGAACTGACATCAACTCTAGTGTACCGAACCCGGCTGATTTTACCACAGAAAATGAACGTAAAGCTGCTGAAAAAGCGCTTGAATATATGGATTTGATTCCTGGTACGCCAATTTCTGAAATTCCAATTGACTATGTATTTATCGGTTCTTGCACGAACGGACGGATCGAAGATCTGAGAGCGGCAGCAGTGGTAGCAAAAGGCCATAAGGTCTCTGATAAGGTTACCGCAATTGTTGTTCCTGGCTCTGGTCGTGTCAAAATGCAAGCTGAGAAGGAAGGACTTGATAAAGTCTTCACTGACGCGGGTTTTGAATGGCGTGAAGCGGGATGCAGCATGTGCCTTGCGATGAACCCGGATGTTCTGCAACCTGGACAACGCTGCGCATCTACCTCGAACCGTAACTTTGAAGGACGTCAAGGTCGCGGTGGACGCACGCATCTGGTATCCCCAGCTATGGCTGCTGCAGCTGCGATAAAGGGTCGTTTCACTGATGTACGTGATTGGAACTATAAGACGGAAGCCGTCAGCTCATAG
- the proB gene encoding glutamate 5-kinase, translated as MTTRIVVKIGSSSLTGPEGGLNREAVSFFASEIAELKKNGCEVLLVTSGAVAAGFRSIGYPARPKLLHEKQAAAAVGQVLLMQAYQEAFALHGITTAQILLTRTDFCSRRAMNNAMMTVEELLRQGAVPVFNENDTVSVDELKFGDNDTLSALVANLLKASRLLVLTDMDGLYSGDPRKQPDAVRYQFVDNITPEIYAIAGGAGSGVGTGGMRSKIDAAKIATRGGVPVFVGRATEPGDLQLAAAGTGRGTYFATKLSSLPVKKQWLGFMSTPLGSLYVDEGAVEALLHGGHSLLPVGVKQIEGNFHAGDVVEVLGPDSKLLGRGIVNYDDTQLRSIQGLPSRQIVPKLGEVHRLEVIHRDEWITLR; from the coding sequence ATGACGACTCGAATCGTAGTCAAAATAGGCAGCAGCTCGCTGACCGGACCTGAGGGCGGATTGAATCGCGAAGCCGTCTCCTTCTTTGCTTCAGAGATCGCCGAATTGAAGAAAAACGGCTGCGAGGTGTTATTGGTAACCTCCGGTGCTGTAGCCGCAGGCTTTCGCAGTATCGGTTATCCAGCGCGTCCGAAGCTGCTGCATGAGAAGCAGGCCGCCGCAGCTGTTGGTCAGGTACTCCTCATGCAGGCCTATCAGGAAGCTTTTGCCTTGCATGGAATTACAACTGCCCAAATATTACTGACCCGTACGGATTTCTGCAGTCGAAGAGCAATGAATAACGCGATGATGACTGTAGAAGAGCTGCTTCGCCAAGGAGCCGTGCCAGTATTTAACGAGAATGACACCGTCTCCGTAGATGAGTTAAAATTCGGCGATAATGATACTCTATCCGCGCTCGTAGCCAACCTGCTGAAAGCTTCTAGACTACTGGTCTTAACCGACATGGATGGCTTATACAGTGGAGATCCTCGGAAACAACCGGATGCTGTTCGCTATCAGTTCGTTGATAATATTACGCCGGAGATTTATGCCATTGCCGGAGGGGCTGGCTCTGGTGTGGGAACGGGCGGTATGCGTTCAAAAATCGATGCTGCCAAGATCGCTACGCGTGGTGGTGTGCCTGTCTTTGTTGGTAGAGCTACCGAACCGGGAGATTTACAGCTCGCGGCCGCAGGGACTGGTAGAGGTACCTATTTCGCAACCAAGTTATCGTCTCTCCCAGTCAAAAAGCAATGGCTAGGCTTTATGTCTACCCCACTTGGCTCCCTATACGTAGACGAAGGGGCTGTAGAAGCTCTGCTCCATGGCGGTCACAGTCTGTTACCTGTCGGGGTCAAACAGATAGAAGGCAACTTTCACGCAGGTGATGTTGTAGAGGTCCTTGGCCCCGACTCCAAATTGCTGGGACGTGGGATTGTGAATTACGATGACACCCAGCTGCGCAGCATTCAAGGCCTACCAAGCCGTCAGATTGTACCGAAGCTGGGAGAAGTACACCGGCTGGAGGTCATTCACCGTGACGAATGGATTACACTAAGGTAA
- a CDS encoding DnaD domain-containing protein: MDGKGWSTWGEGVSFGLENGMAVIPYALLKYYRKLNLSGSEAMLLIHLLSFRQVEGIDFPSLEELQVVTGRSISVLAGELQKLMKEGFISIDGDNDELRDIHYERYNFSGLYGKLGAYLATVVQEHEQDKHLRGYATSAPRAASGGGFGTPTSSPSQLGVEEESRNLFSIFEKEFGRPLSPMECETISSWVDQDRYPEELILLALKESVFAGKVHFRYIDRILLEWARNRVKNAQDVKNYTQKFRNGGR, encoded by the coding sequence ATGGACGGCAAAGGATGGAGTACCTGGGGCGAAGGCGTCTCCTTCGGTCTGGAGAACGGAATGGCCGTCATACCTTACGCATTACTGAAGTATTACCGGAAGCTGAATTTAAGCGGAAGTGAAGCTATGCTGCTGATACATCTGCTTTCTTTCAGGCAGGTGGAAGGGATTGACTTCCCTTCTCTTGAGGAGCTTCAGGTCGTAACAGGCCGTAGCATATCTGTTCTAGCAGGAGAATTGCAGAAGCTCATGAAGGAAGGTTTTATTAGCATCGATGGAGACAACGATGAACTAAGAGATATTCATTATGAACGCTACAACTTCTCAGGGTTATACGGAAAGCTAGGTGCTTATCTAGCGACAGTTGTGCAAGAACATGAGCAAGATAAGCACCTGAGGGGCTATGCAACGTCGGCTCCCCGGGCTGCATCAGGGGGGGGATTCGGAACTCCCACCTCATCTCCTTCTCAACTTGGAGTTGAAGAGGAAAGCCGAAATCTGTTCAGTATTTTCGAAAAGGAATTCGGGCGTCCGCTATCTCCAATGGAGTGTGAGACGATATCCAGTTGGGTGGATCAAGATCGGTACCCTGAAGAGCTGATTCTGTTAGCACTGAAGGAATCTGTATTTGCAGGAAAGGTTCATTTCCGTTATATTGATCGAATATTGCTGGAATGGGCCCGCAACCGGGTCAAGAACGCTCAGGATGTTAAGAACTATACACAAAAATTCCGCAATGGCGGAAGATAG